The following is a genomic window from Blattabacterium cuenoti.
AAATACATAAAATGAATAATCATCCATTAATAGATGGTTTTATTATACAATTACCAATTGAACCACATATTAATGTAGATAATTTAATTTTATCTATAAATCCAGAAAAAGATGTAGATGGATTTCACCCAGCAAATTTTGGAAAAATGGCATTAAATATGAATACATTTTTTCCAGCAACTGCTTATGGCATTATAAAATTATTACAAAAATATAAAATTAAAATATCCGGGAAACATACAGTTGTAATTGGAAGAAGTAGAATTGTAGGATTACCAATCAGTATACTAATGAGTAGAAAACATTTTCTTGGTAATAGCACAGTTACATTAACTCATACATATACTAATAATTTATATGTTTACACCAAACAAGCAGATATTATTATTGTGGCAGTTGGAATTCCAGGATTTTTAACTGGAAATATGATTAAAAAAGGAGCAATATTGATTGATGTTGGAATCAATAAAATTAATAAAGAAATGAAAACAATGTTGAAGGGAGATATTGATTTTGATAGTGTTTTTGGAAAGGCTTCTTATATAACACCAGTTCCTGGAGGAATTGGCCCAATGACTATAATGATGCTTATCAAAAATACTATTAAAGCAGCTTATAAAAGATTATCTTCTAATTGAAAAATCAATTTTTTATTGATTTGTATGTATTTCTATGTTGTAATAGATCTATAACTTGATGTATAGAACATTCTTTAATAGATAAAAGAATAATATAATGAAATAATACATCTGCAGCTTCATTTAAAAAATGTATGTTATTATTATTTTTAGATTCAATAATCATTTCAATTGCCTCTTCTCCTAATTTTTGAGCAATTCTATTAATTCCTTTTTCTATTAATTTAACGACATAAGAATTTTTAATTTTTTTATTTTTTCTATCAGAGATTATATTTTCCAATTGAAATAAAAAATTTGTTTGATTAATTTCTTGCCAACAAGTATCCATTCCTGTATGACAAATTGGTCCCGTTGGTATAGCTTTAATTAATAAAGTATCTTGATCACAATCAATTAATATATTTTTTATTAATAAGTAATGTTTACTGATCTCACCTTTTGTCCATAATCTTTTTTTCGACCTACTATAAAAAGTAACTTTATTAAGCTTCAAACTTTGTTCAAAAGCATCTAAATTCATATAACCAAGCATTAAAACTTTATTTGTTTTATTATCTTGAACAATTACTGGAATTAATTGATTATCTTGAAAAATTTTTTTTGATATAGAATACATGTTATTATTTTTTAGTTATTTCCTAATAGGGATTTGATGAAAATTTAAATAATATTTTAATTCAGGAATCATAATTTCTTTATAGTGAAAAATACTAGCAGCTAAAGCTGCATCCGCTTTTCCAATTTTAAAAACTTTATAAAAATCATATAATTTTCCAGCGCCACCTGAAGCAATAACAGGAATAGAAATATTGTCAGAAATTTGTTGAATGATATCTAAAGCAAATCCATTTTTTGTCCCATCATGATTCATAGAAGTTAATAATATTTCTCCTGCCCCTTTTTCGGCACCTTCTATTGCCCAATCTAATACTTTTTTATTTGTAGGAATACGTCCTCCATTTAAATATACGAACCAATTATTACTTTTATATTTCGCATCTATAGCTAAAACTATACACTGTTTTCCATATCGTTTAGATAAAATATTTAATATATTTGGATTTTTAAAAGCTTCTGTATTAATCGAAATTTTATCAGCTCCCGCATTTAATAATAATTCTACATCTTGTTCATATTTAATTCCACCTCCTACAGTAAATGGAATATTAATATATTTTGCAATTTGTTTAACTAAACTAGATAATGTTTTTCTTTTTTCATTAGTAGCTGTAATATCCAAAAAAACTAACTCATCGGCTCCTTGATTTGCATACCATTTTCCTAAATTAATTGGATTGCCGGCATCTATTAAATGTTGAAAATTAATTCCTTTCACAGTTCTTCCATGTTTAATATCTAAACACGGTATAATTCTTTTAACTAACATAATATTTTTCACTCAATGTCTTTAAATCTGATATTAATATTTTATTTTCATATATTGCTTTTCCAATAATAACTCCATGACATCCTAAATCATGTAACTTATGAATATTAGTAATACTTTCTATTCCTCCACTAGCAATAACTTTTATATTTGGAAATTGTTTAATAATAGTTTTATATAATAAAAATGAAGGACCAGAAAGTAACCCATCTTTTGAAATATCTGTACAAAAAATTTTATTTATTCCCTGTTTAACTTTTTCTTCTAAAAATTTAAATAAAGAAATATTATGAAGTTTAGTCCATCCATCAGTAGCTATTTTATTATTTTTAACATCTACTCCAAGAAGTATTTTATTTGCTCCATAAATATGAATTATATTATTAAAACTACAAGAATTTGTTACTGCCATACTTCCAATTGTCGCGATGTCTGCTCCATTATCAAAAACTATTTTGATATCTTCTTCTGTATAAATTCCACCACCAAAATCAATAGTTAAATTTGTATATCGTGCTATTTGATTTAAAATTTTCCAATTAATAATTTTTCTTTGTTTTGCTCCATCTAAATCAACTAAATGTAATCTAGATAATCCACTTTGTTCTATGAAAATTGCCATATCTAATGGATTTTTTTTATAAATTGTTTTTTTTTGATAATTGCCTTGTATTAAACGAACACATTGTCCATCAATAATATCGATAGCTGCAATAATTTCCATATTTTTCCTGTTACTTTTTTTATTATAATTTGATAAAATTTTCTAATATTTTTTGTCCAATAAAAGATGATTTTTCAGGATGAAATTGAACTGCGTAAAAATTATCTTTATTTATAGCAGAACTGTAATTTATAATATAATTTGTTTTTGCAATAGTATATTTTCCTAAAGGAGCATAATAACTATGTACAAAGTATTGGTAACTATCATTGGGTATATCCTTAAATAAAGGACTTTTCAAATCTTGAATAGTATTCCAACCTATTTGAGGAATTTTTTGTTCTTTATTTTTAGAATAAAATTTTTTAATAGATAAATCAAAAATACCTATACAATTTGTTTTACTTTCTTCTGATTCTTTACAAAGTAACTGCATGCCTAAACATATTCCTAAAACTGGTTGTTTTAGTTGAGATAAAATAATATCTAACTTATTTTTTTTTAAATATTTCATTGCAAAGCTAGCCTCTCCAACTCCAGGAAGAATAACTTTCGCTGAATTTTGAATATATTCTTTAGAATTAGTTACAATAGCTTGTACACCTATTCTTTCTAAAGAAAAAAGAATAGACTGAATATTTCCAACTGGATATTTGATGACAATTATTTTATTCATATTTACAATTAAAATTTATAATAACCCTTTCGTACTAGATATTATACTAGAATTATTTCTATTTAGAGCCATTTTTAAGGCCTTTGCAAATGCCTTAAAAATAGATTCTATTTTATGATGTTCATTCGTTCCTTTAGAAAAAATATATATATTACATTTAGCAGAATAAGCAAATGAGTTAAAAAAATGAAAAAACATTTCTGTAGATATTTGTCCAATTTTTTCTCTAAAAAATTTAACGTTCCAACATAAATAACTTCTTCCTCCTAAATCTAATACTACAGTAGATATACTATCATCCATAGGAATAGAAAAAAATCCATAACGATCTATTCCTATTTTTTTATTTATAAGTTGTTGATTAATACTTTCCCCTAAAGCAATAGCAATATCTTCTATAGTATGATGTTCATCTACATTAATATCTCCTTGTGCATATAACTCAATATCCATATTACTATGAAAAAACAGTTGTTCTAATAGATGATTTAAAAACCCTAATTTAGTATGAATTTGAGCATTTCCATTTCCATATAAGTTAATATTAATTTTAATATCAGTTTCATAAGTAGTCCGTGTATATTGAAATTGTTTATAAATATTTTTTTCATTTTTATGATAAAAAAATTCATAAATATCTTTCCAATTATCAGTTTTTAATGATATAATATTTTTCAATGAATCTAAATTAATATGTGATTTTATTATATTTTTATATGAAAAATTATTATATTGATTAATCCATATAGCTTTACATCCTAAATTCTTAGCTAATAACACATCAGTAATTCTATCTCCAATTACAAAAGATTCAGAAAGATTATATATTTTTTTATTAAAATAATCAAGTAACATACCAACCCCAGGTTTTCTTGTTGTTACATTATCATCTGGAAAACTTCTATCAATATGAATTGCAAAAAATTGTATACCTTCCGTTTTTAAAATTTTTAATAAATGATTTTGTATAATAAAAAAATTTTTTTCTGGAAATTTGTCTGTACCTAATCCATCTTGATTAGAAACCATAACTAATTGATAATCAAATTTGTATATTATTTTTGATAAAAAAAATATAACTTTTGGATAAAACAACATTTTTTTTATATTATCAATTTGATAATTGATATATGGTTCTTGAAGAATTGTTCCATCTCTATCAATAAACAATATTTTTTTCATTTTATTTGTATTCATATTGTTGCATTTGTTTTATCAAATATTTATTTTCTTCATTAGTACCTATAGTGATTCTTAAACAATTATTACATAAAGCAATTTGTGAACGATCTCTAACTATAATATTATGTTTTAATAAATATTTATAAAATTTATTTGTAGAACATGATAATTGAACTAATAAAAAATTTGCATCACTGGGATAAACTTTGTGAACAATAGGAATTGTTTGTAATGCTAATGACATGTAGTTTCTTTCTGAAATAATTTTTTTTAAATTATAAAAAAATAAATCTTTATTTTCAAGTGCTTGTATTGCTAGTTGTTGTGAAATTTTATTAATATTATACGGACTTTTGATTTTATTCATCCATTGTATAATAGCTTCAGAAGCAATTGCTATTCCAATTCTTAATCCAGCTAATCCCCATGATTTTGATAATGTATGAAGAATAATCAAATTAGGATATTTATCAATTTTTTTATAGAACGATTCTTGATTAGAAAAATCAATATATGCTTCATCTAAGACGATAATACCATTAAATTTTTCTATTATAGTTTCTATATCTTCTTTTTTTAAATTATTTCCAGTTGGATTATTTGGAGAACAAATAAATATTATTTTACTATTTGAATTAATATTTTTTATAATTTGTTTAATATTCAATTGATATGTTTCTTTTATTAAACTAACTTTAATAACATCTACTCCATGAATCTTTCCACTTACTTCATACATACCATATGTAGGAGGAAAAATAATAGAATTATCTCTCATAGGTTGAGAAAAAATACGATAAATAATATCAATAATTTCATCACTTCCATTACCTAAAAATATTTTGGAATAAGAAATATTTTTTATTTCTGCTATTTTGTGTTTTAATTCTATTTGTAATGGATCTGGATAACGATGATATGAATTTAAAGATGATAAAGGTGATCCAAAAGAATTTTCATTTGCATCTAAAAAAATAGCCTTTTGGTTAAACCTATATTCTTTTCTTGCAGATAAATATGGATATAATTGTTTAATATTATCCATTACTAAATTATTAATATCAAAATTACTATTCATTATAAGATTATAATATTTATTTGTTTAATCTAATATTAATAGAGTTTTTATGTGCAATCATTCCTTCTTCAACAGCCATAATATTTGCAGCGTAAGAAAGAGTTTCTAATCCATTTTTAGAAATTTGTTGAAAGCTAATAGTTTTCATAAAACTATTTACTGATATACCACTATATGATTTAGCATATCCATCAGTAGGTAAAACATGATTTGTTCCACTAATATAATCTCCAATACTAACAGGAGAATAATTTCCTAAAAATATAGATCCAGCATTTTTAATTTGTTTTGATAATTTTAAATAATCTTTACAGCAAATCATTAAATGTTCTGGAGCCACTTGATTGATTATTTTAATACCTTGTTCTAAAGAATAAACAATAATGATTTTACTCTGTTTTAAAGAGTGTTTTATAATGTTATATCTAGAAGCAATAGATTGTAATTGTTTATTCAATTCGTTTTTTACTTTATCAACCCAATTTAATTTATTAACAGTAACTAATAAAATATAACTTTCTGGATCATGTTCAGCTTGAGATATCATATCTGACGCTACATAATCAGGAACTGCAGTATCATCTGCTAAAATAGCAACTTCAGAAGGACCTGCTGGCATATCAATAGAAACCATTCCATTTTGGAATACATTTTGTTTAGCTTCAGTAACATAAGCATTTCCAGGACCAAAAATTTTATATACTTTTGGAATAGTTTTTGTCCCTATTGCCATAGCAGCAATGGCTTGAGCTCCTCCAACTTTATATATTTTTTTAATTCCAATATATTGAGCAGTATACAAAATAGATGGTGCAATTTCACCATATTGATTTGGTGGACTACACAAAATAACCTCTTTACATTCAGCAATTTTACTTGGTATTCCTAACATTAATACTGTAGAAAAAAGTGGAGCAGATCCTCCAGGAATATATAACCCAATTTTTTCAATAGGAATCAATTTCCTCCAACATTTGACTCCTGATATAATTTGTATTTCACACTCTTTATGCAATTGTTTTGTATGAAATAAATAAATATTTTTATATGCTATATCAATAGATTTTTTTAATTTATCTGAAATTTTAGAATTAGCTCTCAATATTTCTTCTTTTGAAACTACAATATTTTTTAGATTGCATTTATCGTATTTAATTGAATAATTTTTAATTGCTAAATCGCCATCACATTTTACATGATTTATAATAGAATTAACTTTTTGTTTAATTATCAGATTATTTTTTAAAGATCTATTAATAATTAATTTACATATATCCAATTGTTGTGGATTTACGTGTACTTTAATATCCATAATATCCATAATATCCATAATATCCATAATATCCATAATACATATTATTTTATAATATAATTTTTTCAATAGGAAGGACTAATATATCTTGTGCTCCAATAGTTTTTAAATTTTCCACAATTCCCCAAAAATCATTTTCATTTACTACTGAATGTACTGAACTACATTTTGAATTTGCTAATGGTAAAATTACAGGACTAGTTATTCCAGGTAAATAAGATATTATTTTTTTTAATCTTTCATTAGGCACATTTAACAGTATATATTTATTATTTTTTGCTTTTTTTACAGCTCTAATACGAAACAGCAATTTATTCATAATAATAAGTTGATCTTTATCTAAATGAAGATTAGATGCTAAAACAGCTTCTGATTCTAGGATAGTTTCTACTTCTTTTAATCCATTCATAAATAATGTTGAGCCACTACTAACTAAATCACATATACAATCGGCCAATCCTATACCAGGAGCAATTTCTACAGCACCAGATATTTCATGAATTTCTGCTTCTATATATTTTTCTTCAAAAAATTTTTTAACTAAAAACGGATAACTAGTAGCAATTTTTTTACCATATAAATTTTTTATATTTTTGTATTTGAATGTTTTAGGTATAGCAATAGATAATCTACATTTTCCAAATCCTAAAGTTTCTTTAATTTTTATTTTTTTTCTTTTTTCTAATAATACATTTTTTCCTACAATACCTATATCAGCAACTCCATCTTCTAAATATTGAGGAATATCATCATCACGTAAAAAAAGTATTTCTAATGGAAAATTGAGAGCAGTGGTTTTTAATTTATCTATTCCTATGTTTATTTCAATACTACAATCTTTTAAAAGCTTAATTGAGTCTTCATAAAGACGTCCTGATTTTTGAATAGCCATTTTAAGTTTATCCATATATCCATTCATACAATACAACATATAGGAAAAAAATAATAAAAGCTTACTACTTTTATTTGTAAGCTTTATTGATGTGATGATTGTTTAGATTCTCAATCAAATGTATATAAAATGTATTTACAATGCACAACATTATAACAAATATAAAAAACTATTTTGAATATTTTTATTTTACTTATTTTTTACTAATTTCATTACATGAAAATTGTTACTTATAATATTAATGGAATTAGATCTGGAATAAATAAAGGATTATCTGATTGGATAAACGTATTTAATCCAGATATTGTATGTTTTCAAGAAATTAAAGCTTGTAAAGAACAAATTAATACTAATCTTTTTAAGAAATTTGGTTATTTTAATTATTGGTTTTCTTCATCAAAGAAAAAAGGATATAGTGGAGTAGGAATATTATCAAAACAAGAACCATATAATGTAAATTATGGATTAGGAATAAATGCTATAGATATAGAAGGCAGAGTAATACGTATAGATTTAAAAGACAAAATTTCTATAATTAACATTTACATTCCATCAGGGACATATCTGAAACAGAGACTTAATTTTAAATTATACTTTATGAGTAATTTTTTATTATATATTAAAAAGGTGAAACAACAATTGGGGTTAGAAAATATTATTATTTGTGGAGATTACAATATATGTCATAAAGAAATAGATATTTATGATCCAGAACATCATCACAATATTTCTGGCTTTTTACCACAAGAAAGGAAATGGATAAATAAATTATTAGATTTTGGATTTTTAGATAGTTTTAGAATTTTTGTAAAAACAGGAAATCATTATAGTTGGTGGAATTATCGATTTAATGCAAGACAAAAAAATCATGGATGGAGAATAGATTATATTATGATTAGTTATTCTTTAATTAAAAGAATAAACAATGCTTATTTTTTACCATATGTTAAATTTTCAGATCATTGTCCAATGGTCTTAGAACTAGATTATAATAAATAATAATGACCTGACTGGGATTCGAACCCAGGACCCTTACATTAAAAGTGTAATGCTCTACCAGCTGAGCTATCAGGTCAATAAAACAGAGCAAATATACTAAATTTTATTTCATGAAAATTACTTTAATTGGATATATGGCATGCGGAAAAACTACTATTGGAAACATGTTATCTAAAAAAATCAAATTAAATTTTTATGATTTGGATGACTTATTAATAAAAGAAATAGGATCTCCTATTGATAATATTTTTAAAACAAAAGGTGAAAAATTTTTTCGAAAAATGGAGCATATCATTCTAAAAAAATTTTTAAAGGATAAAAATAAACAATATGTTTTATCTGTTGGGGGGGGAACGCCATGTTATTATAATAATATTGATTTATTAAATAAATATTCTAAAACTTTTTATTTAAAAGAAAATATTTCTGTTTTATTTGATAGATTATATAAAAATAAAAAACATAGACCTTTAATATCTAATTTAAACAAAAAGGAATTATTGAATTTTTTAAATAACCATTTTTCAAAAAGAATTCATTTTTATGAGCAATCATTAACAAAAATTAATATACATGGAAAATCGAAATTAGAAATAGTTCAAAAAATAAACAATATTCTTTATAAAAATGCCCATTTTAAATGAAATTCACTTTGTGAAAAATATTCTTAAAAAAGAATTTTCTATTAAAAAAAAAAATAAAATATGTATCGCTGTTAGTGGAGGATTAGATAGTATGGTATTATTACATTTATTTATTAAAATTTCTAATATTTTATCTTTATCTATAGAAATAGCTCATTGTAATTTTTCTTTAAGAAAATCAGAATCTGATCAAGATGAACAATTTATCAAACATTTGTGTTATAAAAAAGATATTTTATGTCACATAAAAAAATTTAATATTTTAGAATATTCTAAAAAAAATAAATTATCTATTCAAATGTCTGCTAGAAAATTAAGATATAAATGGTTTGATAAATTAATTCAAGAAAAGTATTATGATTATTTAGCTTTAGGACATCATTTAAATGATTCTATAGAAACTTTTTTTATAAACTTAATAAGAGGAACTGGAATCAAAGGATTATTGGGTATTCCTAAAAAAAATAAAAAAATTATTCGTCCTCTTTATTCTTTTACTAAAGAGGAAATATTTAATTATGCAAAAAAAAATAAAATAATTTTTAGATACGATAGTAGCAATCAAGATCAAAAATATCTTAGAAATAAAATACGATTCATAATATCTTCTTTTTCTCCATCAATATATTATTATTTTTATAAAGGATTTAAAAAAAGTATTAATTTTCTTTATCAAGAAAATTATTTAATAGAACAAAATATATTGAAAATAAAAAAACAAATTACTTCAGAACAAAGAGAATATCCATTTATTTGGAAAATAAATTGCAATAAAGTACAACAGTTATCTTCTATTTATTTATTTAAATTATTTTTTCAATATGGATTTTCAATAAAAAATATAAAACAATTATGTTATGCTCAAACTGGAAAACAATTAATATCAAATCAATATCGTATTATTAAAAATAGAAAAGAATTAATATTAATTGAAAATGAATATTTTAATTTATGTAAAAATAAAATATATATAATTACAAATTTCAATGTATCCAATATATTACTTCCTATTAAAATACAATTTAATATTTATAGAGAAAAAATCATCAATATAGAAAAGATGATAACAACAAACAACATATTATTTATTGATTTTGATAAAATAGAACTACCATTAAAGTTAAGAACATGGAGAAAAGGCGATATATTTTATCCTTTAAATATGACAGGTAAAAAAAAATTAAGCAAGTATTATAAGGATAATAAACTGTCTTTATTAGACAAAGAAAAAACATGGTTATTAATTAATGGAAATAACAATATTATTTTAGTAGGAAATCGTTTAGATAATAGATTTAAAATTACTTTAAAAACGCAAAAAATATTAGGTATAATATTATAAGTAAAGTATATGTGTATTATATTTATTTAATAGAAATACATTTTATTGTATTATCAAATTATAATCATAAATATACTTATTAATTCACTATTTTATTCTATTTTCATTAGAGTGTATTGTTTAATATATAAAATAAATTATATGAATAATAATAATAATAATAATAATATAAAATATTCTTTTTATTCTATCAAACAGTCTATTACAAATAACATACAAATTGTAGCAGTCTCTAAAAATAGATCAATTGATTGTATAAATACTTTATATAAAATAGGACATAGAGATTTTGGAGAAAATTATGTTCAAGAAATGGTTTTAAAATATAATCAATTACCAAAAAATATACGTTGGCATATGATTGGTAAAATACAAACTAATAAATTAAAGTATATTAGTCCTTTTATTTATATGATTCATAGTGTTTATACACTTAAACAATTACATATTATTAATAATGAGGCTAAAAAACATAATAGAATAATAAAATGTTTATTACAAGTTAAAATATGTAATGATAAAACTAAATCAGGAATTTTAAATGATACAGAAATTTATCATATATTAGACTATCATAATAATAAAAAAATGAAATATGTAAAAATAATCGGATTAATGGGTATGTCAAGTCATTATGGAACCGATGATCAAATACAAAATGAATTTAATTTTTTAAAAAAAATATATAAAAAATGTAAATATAAATATAATCATTCAGTGCTTTCTATGGGAATGAGTAGAGATTATATAATAGCTATTAAGTGTGGGAGTAATATGATTAGATTAGGAACATCTATATTTGATAAATAAAATAATTATATAATTATTATCTTATAGATTTAATATATTCAGAAATACTAATTTCTAATTTATCTTTATTTATAGCCTGTATAAAAGAACTACCTATAATTCCTCCATTTGCATATTTACAGGCTAATTTAAATTCGTTTTTATTTTGAATTCCAAATCCAATTAATTTTGGTGTATTTTTTAAAATTTTTTTTATTCGTTTGAAAAAATTTATTTGTTGTTGTGATATAGTTATTTTCTTCCCTGTTATAGAATTAGACCCCACTATATATAAAAAACTATCAGTTAATTGATTTAATATTATAAGTCTTTTATTATTAGTTTCTGACGTAATCAAAAAAATCATAGATACAGAATATCGTTTAAATAAATTTTTATATTTTTTCAAAAAAACATTCACTGGTAAATCAGGGATAATTAATCCAGATATTCCATAAAATTTACAATTTTGTAAAAATAAATCTTCTCCATATTTATAAAATTGATTATAATATCCCATGATGATAATAGGAACATTGATATATTTTTTTATTTTATTTATTATTGAAAATAACAATGAAATATTCATTCCATTTTGTAATGCTATTTGATTACTTTTTTGAATTATTAATCCATCTGCTATAGGATCAGAATA
Proteins encoded in this region:
- the tilS gene encoding tRNA lysidine(34) synthetase TilS, with the translated sequence MPILNEIHFVKNILKKEFSIKKKNKICIAVSGGLDSMVLLHLFIKISNILSLSIEIAHCNFSLRKSESDQDEQFIKHLCYKKDILCHIKKFNILEYSKKNKLSIQMSARKLRYKWFDKLIQEKYYDYLALGHHLNDSIETFFINLIRGTGIKGLLGIPKKNKKIIRPLYSFTKEEIFNYAKKNKIIFRYDSSNQDQKYLRNKIRFIISSFSPSIYYYFYKGFKKSINFLYQENYLIEQNILKIKKQITSEQREYPFIWKINCNKVQQLSSIYLFKLFFQYGFSIKNIKQLCYAQTGKQLISNQYRIIKNRKELILIENEYFNLCKNKIYIITNFNVSNILLPIKIQFNIYREKIINIEKMITTNNILFIDFDKIELPLKLRTWRKGDIFYPLNMTGKKKLSKYYKDNKLSLLDKEKTWLLINGNNNIILVGNRLDNRFKITLKTQKILGIIL
- a CDS encoding YggS family pyridoxal phosphate-dependent enzyme yields the protein MNNNNNNNNIKYSFYSIKQSITNNIQIVAVSKNRSIDCINTLYKIGHRDFGENYVQEMVLKYNQLPKNIRWHMIGKIQTNKLKYISPFIYMIHSVYTLKQLHIINNEAKKHNRIIKCLLQVKICNDKTKSGILNDTEIYHILDYHNNKKMKYVKIIGLMGMSSHYGTDDQIQNEFNFLKKIYKKCKYKYNHSVLSMGMSRDYIIAIKCGSNMIRLGTSIFDK
- a CDS encoding exodeoxyribonuclease III, which codes for MKIVTYNINGIRSGINKGLSDWINVFNPDIVCFQEIKACKEQINTNLFKKFGYFNYWFSSSKKKGYSGVGILSKQEPYNVNYGLGINAIDIEGRVIRIDLKDKISIINIYIPSGTYLKQRLNFKLYFMSNFLLYIKKVKQQLGLENIIICGDYNICHKEIDIYDPEHHHNISGFLPQERKWINKLLDFGFLDSFRIFVKTGNHYSWWNYRFNARQKNHGWRIDYIMISYSLIKRINNAYFLPYVKFSDHCPMVLELDYNK
- a CDS encoding shikimate kinase — protein: MKITLIGYMACGKTTIGNMLSKKIKLNFYDLDDLLIKEIGSPIDNIFKTKGEKFFRKMEHIILKKFLKDKNKQYVLSVGGGTPCYYNNIDLLNKYSKTFYLKENISVLFDRLYKNKKHRPLISNLNKKELLNFLNNHFSKRIHFYEQSLTKINIHGKSKLEIVQKINNILYKNAHFK
- the trpA gene encoding tryptophan synthase subunit alpha produces the protein MNLLNKLFNNKNNNILCIYFTAGYPTIESVEKILLTLQQVKVDVIEIGIPYSDPIADGLIIQKSNQIALQNGMNISLLFSIINKIKKYINVPIIIMGYYNQFYKYGEDLFLQNCKFYGISGLIIPDLPVNVFLKKYKNLFKRYSVSMIFLITSETNNKRLIILNQLTDSFLYIVGSNSITGKKITISQQQINFFKRIKKILKNTPKLIGFGIQNKNEFKLACKYANGGIIGSSFIQAINKDKLEISISEYIKSIR